The stretch of DNA ATTCCTgctctccatcccatcccaacgGGCTcactcctgctctgcccagggcagttgGCAGAGGGTAAATGAGCTCCTCTCCCCACAGGGCTCGGTAGTAAAGCAGCCAGCAGATAATTCACCATGAGACTGAGTGTTAGAGTTTGCTTTTCTAATAAAAAAGGATTTGATAAGGTATTAGGAATTGGATATTTCACATACTTTGTTCAGAGAAAgttcaacagaaagaaaaacacagaaaggacCGAAAGAAGATCTGAGTTTTGCAGAGAACTGAacaggactggaaaaaaaaatcctttaactCTGTATCCCCTTTCTTCTACCTAAGCTGCTTAGAACTTCCTCTGAATCCCTAACAAAGATGTATTTCTAGCGCAGGCTGCGGGCTCCGGGAGCTGCTCTGTCTCCCCCTAATGATCCCGTTCTGCCAGCTTGGCTCCcgctcccactgctgccagcgAGGGAGGGAGACACCAGAACTCCAGCGAAAGAGCAGGAGATGGAGTCTTGTTCTTGTCAGGCCCCTATCAAACATTCAgcaccttcccctcccttccccctctggTCTCCTCAAGGGCTGCACGTGGCTGGGATTAAAGCCATTTCCCTGGATAAAACTTACCCGAGGAATGATTAAATGTCGTTATCCCCCACATCCAAATTTTTCAAACCAAACCAGTTGCAAGGAAGTAAGAGCAAGGAGAAGCACCCAGTAACGTTCCTGAGGGAGCAGAgaactgcagctgctcaggaaCTGCAAGGATTGGTGTCAcccacctgcagggctgcagagaaCAGGCAGAAACACGGCTAACAGCTCTCAGATATTTGGGATGGAGGCACTGCTGGAGTACTTGGGAAGCTGAGAATGGAAATCTGAAAGTTTCTGCTTACTCTGATGATCACTGGGAAATACAAGACTGGGCCAGGGAAGTGGGAACTCCTTGTTTTCACAGCTAACCTCACCAGGTCATGTTTATTGATGGAGTTTGTGTTGTGTAGGAACAGGAGCAGTGCACCCTCTATAAGCACtgcctgggacagcagcaccatccccaagtCCCACAGCACAGAATTCCCTGCTCCAGACAGACAGAAGTGCCCTGTTTATGTGGGCCCAACAGGAAACACATCCTGGTAAACATTAGCTAGGATGTAGTCGGGCACCTCTGCTGATTTGAATTAAAAGGGCTTTAATTGCTGTATTATATAACTTGCTTTATATAATCTCCTCCAGACAGTCGCTGATATACTCACAACACGCTTATCCAGGAGAGaatttttctcctgctgaagCAAATCAACACATTTCAGCTGTGTGTGGGGGCAAGGGATTTGTTGAAAGGAGAATTCCTTTGTCATTCGGCCTGAAGAGGGGTGTAATTCTTCTGCCTCTTTGATCTGCTCAGGGGTAGCTTAAGCAGGGCTTGTAAGGGAgccttggaaggggctgtggATGATTTAAAGAGGCAGGAGAAGaatgctggagctggggacCTGTTTTCAAGGATCCAGGCTGATCATCTTGTTCTCAGCTATTCTGTGGTTGTTATCTGTTCAATTGTGTGTCCAGATCCCCACTCAAATTCTGGAAAGTTTCCCGTGGAGGCTGGATCAGAACTGTGAGGGTGATTTATCACGACCCCTGATGTGAGGACACAGGCAGATCAGAAACCAGAGATCCTGCAGATTTCTCCCCTTCACACCTGTTCCCTGAGGTTAGGAGCCCCTCTCTGCCTAAGGAGTGCACGTGCAGCTCACGATGCACAAGGTGAGGCATCCCAGAATTTCACCCTGCCATTCTGGTAAAGCCAAATTCTAGCAGAAAAGGACAGAAGGAACACTGGGGCCAGCTGAAGTTGGGTGGTTTTGCACAATAAGCTGAAACCCTGGAAAACTTCTTGGAATAGTGTGTTACACAGGAATGCTTTATTTCTGCTCAAACTATGCATTAACACGGACATATTAAAAGTgcatcaggaaaataaaacttgagAATTGTTCAGGAAAGTGTGACCTCATTCCCCTGTCCTCAAATGTGGGCTTAAAGTTTaacctctgccagctccatTTGCAACCAATAAACTCAGCAGCAGAAGGGTGAAAAGGTACAGTACAAAGTGACCTTCATTTCTTTCACGCTAATTTGATTGAGCAGGGGAGGAAGGTGATCCAGTCCAAGTTCAGAAAGAAGGCAGCTGTGTGAGACACAGAAATAAGTTTACTCTTAGGGCTGCTGATAGTAACAAGGACATTGAATAATAGAATTACTTCTGGCTTTACAAAATGCTATTAATTTGCACTTAGACTCCATCCTTGATAATTTTCTCTTCATTCTCTCCacaatattttctctttgctgctgatTAACACATGTGAAGGtgttttctgtgcctgcagctgggtGTGATGGGAGGATTTCTGGTTTAGCCAGCTGAGACGTCAGGCAGCTTCTCCAAGTTAAAATCACAGGGTAAAGGGACGTTGCCAAACAGCAGTTCTTGACTTCATAAAACTGTTGTGGTGGCAAGGGGACCCTCAGAGGGGGCACTTGGTCCTTTCCTGTGTCGGCTGTACAGCTGGCACTGACACTTCTCCAGTGTTTAAGTGGCTGCAGTTAAATGAGACACATTTCCCACTGAACTCCCACCAGTGTCTGACGCATCACTCGAGGTATCCCCATTTTGGATATATGAAACTGGAGCTTAGGGGAGGTGAACAGCTCTTGCCACAGATACTTAAGCACGTGAAATCAAGCAAAATTTGGGCAGTCCACTTGCCACCAATTTGAGCCCAAGCCTTTTGCTGCTGTCCAAAAGGAAGCCCGGGTGGGCTGGTGATAGGAGGCAGGGTTTGAGATAAGGGGTGTAGCATCTTTAGCTTGCTCTAAAAAAGTCACTCCTAAGGCTTGTTTTACTGTCCCTTCCTATTGGGAAGGTAAAGAAACAACAGAAGCACAAAGCCCTCAGCATCTCCTGATTCAAGGTGCCCTCAGggttttcccaaaggaaaatggcagctgcaggaatccCAAACCCTTGCCCTGTGTGGCTGGGGATTCTCCTCCTCGGAGACCCAGCAGGCTCAGAACACCCCTGTGTGAGTCAGCACTGGGAATATTTTCCCCTCAAGTTCTCACTTTGGAAGCATTTTGCCCCAGGACGTGTgaccacagcacacagctcatTCAGCCACTCAGAAGGATTTTGTTCAACAGAAGCTGAATAAAGAGGCACACATGGGTCCAGGGGGGCTCAGTGCGCACTGATCCAACATCCTTCCTGGCAACCAAACACGTTTTATGCTTGGTGATAAactcaaataaattatttttaagaacacTCCTAAGTTTTGGGCCAAAATCAGGCCCTGGGATGGTCCATGAATATCCCAGGCAGTGTCTGACTCTGCAGAGCATCAGCCTCTCCCCACACCTGTGTGTCTGAGTAACTCCAAGGCTGGAAATTTTTCAAATGTAGGTTGATCCAAATTCCAGTCTGAACACATCTGTAGCATTTTCTCCATCAATGACTCTTATTTCCTGGGTCTCTTGTTAACATGGCCAGTCATAAAGGACAAAACAAGAGGGACACCGAGCTACAATTTCCTTTAAAGGATCAGGTTCAGAAATCCATTCTTAGTCTTAGCATCGCCTTTGTGGTGAGCTAACACCCAAATCCTCCTGCTGGagtttaatcttttcttttgttctcacCTAATAATCCTATTTGAGATGCTTGTGTGATTCCAGGGTCTGAATTTCACACCTCCAAGCCCCATCTCTAACCATGCTAAAAATAACTGTGGATCTGGCTTAATTATGCCTTCTGCATCTGCTCCCCTTTGTCCCTAAATTTCCTATCCACGTCTCATCCAGGGTCTCCCAATGCTGAGATACACACAAAACTGCATCAACAGGCCAGGTTTCATCTCCTAAAAGCCAGAAAGGTCTCCAAACTCAGCATTTTCCCCACCCATGCCCACGATGGAGTTACTGCTGCTCCAGGCTTCACTTACACAACTGAGCACAGGACAATATTAACACTTGACTGACTCGGAGTTTATTGAGCAAGCCAAAATGATTGTTTTTTGCTGGAATGCTCCTTAGGCAAGGAACTCTGGGTTTCCTCATCAGCTTACTGGAActcttccccagcagctgcaggaaaataTGCAAATTGTATAACTTTGTCCTGAACAAGTGTCTTGAGCTGTGTCAGAGTTTCCCCCTGGCCTGCAGGTCCAGGTTAAACCCCACTGCTCATTGtttttgctctgcagagccctgtgaGCAGCGGGGATGTTCAGCTACCTCCGGGAACGCTTCACCAGCCACCTCCGGGAGCGCAGCCGGCGCCGGGCCAGGCTCGTCTCCAAGGATGGGAGGTGCAACATCGAGTTTGGCAACGTGGAACAGTCCAGATTTGTCTTCTTGATCGACATATGGACAACCATCCTGGACCTCAGGTGGAGGTACAAGATGACCATCTTCATCTCGGCCTTCCTGGGCAGCTGGTTCCTGTTCGGGCTGCTCTGGTACGTCGTGGCCTACATCCACAAAGACCTGCCTGAGTTCAACCCCTCCATCAACCACACCCCCTGTGTGGAGAACATCAATGGCCTCACCTCAgccttcctcttctccctggaGACCCAGGTGACCATAGGCTACGGCTTCAGGTGTGTCACAGAGCAGTGTGCCACTGCCATCTTCCTGCTCATCTTCCAGTCCATCCTGGGAGTCATCATCAATTCCTTCATGTGTGGGGCCATTCTGGCCAAGATCTCCAGGTCCAAAAACCGGGCCAAGACCATTACGTTCAGCAAGAACGCCGTCATCAGCAAGCGCGGGGGGAAGCTGTGCCTCCTGATCCGCGTGGCCAACCTCCGGAAGAGCCTGCTGATTGGGAGCCACATCTATGGGAAGCTGTTGAAGACCACCATCACCCCCGAGGGGGAGACCATCATCCTGGACCAGGTCAACATCGAATTCGTGGTGGATGCTGGCAACGAGAATCTCTTCTTCATCTCGCCACTCACCATTTACCACATCATAGACAAGAACAGCCCCTTCTTCCACATGGCAGCAGAAactctcctgcagcaggactTTGAGCTGGTGGTGTTTTTGGATGGCACCGTGgaggccaccagtgccacctGCCAGGTGAGGACATCCTATATCCCTGAGGAGGTGCTCTGGGGGTACCGCTTCGCTCCCATGGTGTCCAAGACCAAAGAAGGGAAATACAGAGTGGACTTCCAGAACTTCAGCAAGACAGTGGCCGTGGACACTCCCCACTGTGCCTTCTGTCTCACCAACGAGAAGGAAGCCAAAGCCAAAGAGAAGAAAGGTTATGACAATCCTGGCTTTGTCTTGTCTGAAGTCAGTGAAACCAGCGACACAAAAATGTAGTGCCAGGTATTTGTGGGACTGAGTTTTCAGAGAGAATTCAGTCTTGAGAATTAATAAATAActcagtaaaacaaaacaggaacaCAGGTCTGGGTTTGCTCTAACCCagcatttgttttctcaaaagCCTCCAATCAAAGAGGAGCAGCATACCAGTGATCACTATTTAACTACACTACTTATATTTCatagaatttatatttttatatctatgGGACATTTAATGAAGCTGCTATGTTGGAATGTCCAACTCACTGAAGTTTCCAGGGGCATACAAAGGTGTTAAAAAGTCTGAAAAGGTGGAAAGAAATTTTAGGACGTAAAGATACACAGCTGCTGGAATGAGAACGTGAAAAGGAGAGACAGAAGGCAAAGCTAAAGAAACCTAAGGGACTTAGGAgccaaaacctcaaaaaaaagtttatttctggCTGTCGAAGTCCTCTATGAAAACAGACTCTGGCTCTGCATCTTGGGCACTTTTGAATGTTCTGAAACAATTCCTTCCCTCATTCTTTGGGGCTGGTacagctgcaggacagagcagtAGAGGATGGGACAAGTTTAGGAAATAGAGAAGACAGAGCTTGGACCAAGCTGCTGCATCTCCAACTCCAAAATGTGACTTGTCCCCTCTGAAAGCCTTTGACTCCTTTCAGGGAAAAAGAtccaaatggaaaggaaaactgaaaaaccaAGGAGAAGCAGAGCCACTCTGGGCCAAGAGGAATTTGGCAGCTTATTCCCAACTGTCCCAGCCCTCAGCTCTTcactgccccaggagctgcctggctggggAATAGGGAAACATTTGAAGACCACTCTCCAGAAAGGTGGGGAGATGGAGAACACGTTGATTCATTCACACCTGGCAGAAAGCGCTCCactgggaggagagaggaaattcCCAGCTCTGGATGTATCcttccaaaaaatccccaatgCAAACAGAGATTATCGTCCCCTTTGTAGCACGAAGGTCTTGTTCAAACAAAAACACGGCCCAGGAGCCTCCTACCAACATTTTGGCTTCAGATTTCGTTCCAAACTGTTCATCTGCCCACAGCCAAACATGCATCCCTACAGGAAACAAGTCCTGCTCGGTGGGAGCTGAGTCGTGCTGAACATTTTCTGGGGATGATTTTTGACATTGAAGCTTCAAATGCAACAAGAAGTTTCAATACTTTTTTAGTGAATTTCTACTTTCTACTTCCTCGcaggcaatttttttccctcagttcaTTCTGTTACTGAGAGTTCTAGTGGCAGACCAAAGAATTTTTGGGAGCTCTTCCCAGTGATGTAACTTGGCTCATCAATTTTCAATGCTGTGGTAAAATGGAAATAGTGTTACAAGCTGCTGGATTAAGTGGTTCTAAAAGAAGGGGAGAACTCAGCAGGTCAGATGATGTCTAGAGAAAGTTGTGCTCCAAATGAGCATGGTGTGAGTATGGAAATCAAACTCTGGGAACCAGGAGTGTTCAGGTCTCAGTCTCAGTGTGGTGTGAACTCCTCTCTTGGGTCAGAACAAATCACTTTACTCTGCATCTCCAATTTGCCATCTGTAACCTGGGACATAACCACTGACATTGTACAGAGAACAACGTTATGAACAGTTATGTCACTAAAGCACTTTAAAGCCAATGCTCAGCTGTGTCAATCTTTCCTCAGTGCACCGCTGCCACACCCTTCTCCACCTCTGGGTGGAAAGGTCAGCACACCAAGTTCTGCTCTCATCACACATCAGAGCTACCAAAAGTGGCTGCACTAGGGCCAGAACTGTGAATAGAGAAGCAGGAGTGAGACTTTTGAGGTAACTCACAGATACTGCCAGATATTTTAattgtgctgcttttgcaaCCTTGCAAACCaagtgtgaaaaatattttacagtctCGGTCACCACAGCACCTGAACCTTCAGCCTTAGTGCCCCTCAGATTATCAGCTTGGAAGGACAGTTTTGGTCCCCCAAAACAAACATCAAGAGATCAGTGGCCATGCACAGAAATCTcggaggcagcagggaagggaaatgatGTGTCCAGAGTCCCAGACTGGTCTGAACCAAAAGGCTGCTCCAtccttccagagctgctgctgcatttcctcCTGAGGCTTCCTGTACAGTTCCCTGGGGGTAATGTCCCCAGAAAGTGGCACTGTCAGTGCTCAAGGCTTGCAAGCTACACC from Corvus moneduloides isolate bCorMon1 chromosome 25, bCorMon1.pri, whole genome shotgun sequence encodes:
- the KCNJ1 gene encoding ATP-sensitive inward rectifier potassium channel 1, which produces MFSYLRERFTSHLRERSRRRARLVSKDGRCNIEFGNVEQSRFVFLIDIWTTILDLRWRYKMTIFISAFLGSWFLFGLLWYVVAYIHKDLPEFNPSINHTPCVENINGLTSAFLFSLETQVTIGYGFRCVTEQCATAIFLLIFQSILGVIINSFMCGAILAKISRSKNRAKTITFSKNAVISKRGGKLCLLIRVANLRKSLLIGSHIYGKLLKTTITPEGETIILDQVNIEFVVDAGNENLFFISPLTIYHIIDKNSPFFHMAAETLLQQDFELVVFLDGTVEATSATCQVRTSYIPEEVLWGYRFAPMVSKTKEGKYRVDFQNFSKTVAVDTPHCAFCLTNEKEAKAKEKKGYDNPGFVLSEVSETSDTKM